A window from uncultured Desulfobacter sp. encodes these proteins:
- a CDS encoding IscA/HesB family protein yields MIELTDAAKTQIDNYFQGQEPSPIRIFLNSGGUAGPSLAMALDEPKNSDDLFDTKGLKFVVDKEFMEKAQKITVDFNGMGFSLDSGLDLGQGGNCGGCSGSCG; encoded by the coding sequence ATGATCGAATTAACAGATGCTGCGAAAACGCAGATCGACAATTATTTCCAGGGGCAGGAACCCTCCCCCATCCGGATTTTTCTTAACTCTGGTGGCTGAGCGGGCCCCTCTTTAGCAATGGCTCTGGATGAGCCTAAAAACAGCGACGACCTTTTTGACACCAAAGGACTCAAATTTGTAGTAGACAAAGAGTTTATGGAAAAAGCCCAAAAAATTACGGTAGATTTTAACGGTATGGGGTTCAGCCTTGATTCAGGACTTGACCTGGGCCAGGGCGGCAATTGTGGGGGCTGCTCGGGCTCCTGCGGATAG